From the genome of Nicotiana sylvestris chromosome 2, ASM39365v2, whole genome shotgun sequence, one region includes:
- the LOC138885411 gene encoding uncharacterized protein, producing MMKSLSINMQLVEALEKMPGYAKFMKDLVTKKRSMNFETIKMTHQVSAIVHSMAPKLEDPGAFMIPFTIRSVEFVKDLCDLGASISLMTYSVFKTLGIGKPRPTSLRLQMVNRTMKRPLGVIEDVLVRVDKLILPANFVILDCEVDYEVLIILGRPFLAMGKAKVDVETGELTFRVGDEKVVFHVCKSMRQPNSKEVCSFLEMVTDVIVDETSVVINFDDTLEAVLVNFDDDEMDGFMECVNFLQGMGSYTYEPRKLSLDLENRTNPPTKPSIEEPLTLELSPLPPNLRYAFFGPSSTLPVLLSSCLTNVQIDSILVVLQKSKKAIGWTLADIRGISPAFCMHKINLEEGAKLSNEHQRRLNEAMQ from the coding sequence atgatgaagagtctaTCGATCAATATGCAATTGGTTGAAGCCTTGGAGAAAATGCCTGGTTATGCAaagtttatgaaggatttagtaacaaagaagcggtcgatgaattttgaaactataaaaatgactcatcaagtgagtgcaattgtgcattcAATGGCTCCCAAGTTGGAGGATCCTGGCGCTTTCATGATTCCTTTTACAATTAGAAGTGTTGAGTTTGTAAAAGatctttgtgatcttggggcaagtatcaGTTTGATGACCTATtcggttttcaagactttgggaattgggaaaccaagacccacatctcTGAGATTACAAATGGTCAATCGTACCATGAAGAGACCTTTGGGAGTGATTGAGGATGTGttggttcgtgttgataaattAATTCTTCCGGCAAATTTTGTCAttcttgattgtgaggttgactatgaggtgctgattattcttggaagacctttccttgctatggGGAAGGCTAAAGTTGATGTTGAAACCGGAGAACTTACCTTCCGagttggtgatgaaaaagtagttttccatgtgtgtaagtcCATGAGGCAACCCAATAGCAAAGAGGTGTGTTCTTTCTTGGAAATGGTGACCGATGTGATTGTGGATGAAACAAGTGTTGTGATAAATTTTGATGATACATTGGAGGCCGTCTTGGTCAACTTTGATGATGACGAGATGGATGGCTTCATGGAATGTGTGAACTttttgcaaggaatggggtcgtacacttatgaACCCCGTaaattgtccttggatcttgaaaataggacaaatcctcctacaaagccttcaattgaagAGCCTCTTACTTTGGAATTGAGTCCATTGCCTCCAAATCTTCGGTATGCATTTTttggcccttcttctactttaccagttcttctttcctcttgtttgactaacgtgcagaTAGACTCTATACTGGTAGTGTTACAAAAGAGTAAGAAAGCTATTGGATGGACATTGGCAGATATTcgagggataagccccgcattttgcatgcacaagattaattTAGAGGAAGGTGCCAAACTATCTaatgaacatcaaaggagacttaATGAAGCCATGCAAtag